Proteins from one Cicer arietinum cultivar CDC Frontier isolate Library 1 chromosome 3, Cicar.CDCFrontier_v2.0, whole genome shotgun sequence genomic window:
- the LOC101490785 gene encoding uncharacterized protein isoform X5 produces MDAAILEEHTEYVVYAIHKILDQYNVSYDARTRDGAANSGSSPKSVILVGHSMGGFVARAAVIHPHLRKSAVQTILTLSSPHQSPPVALQPSLGHYFARVNSEWREGYEVQTTNTGRYVSGPVLSDVVVVSISGAYNDYQVRSKLASLYNIVPPTHGFMISSTAMNNVWLSMEHQAILWCNQLVAQVSHTLLSLIDAKTGQPFSDSPKRLAVFARMLHSGISHNFNRMMQLPSFKQSINIPVQNTKDASGSQVHRSVTCPSNIHWNDGGLDRDLYIQINEVTVLAMDGRRRWLDIQKLGSNGKSHFVLVTNLEPCSGIRLHLWPEKGKSASSLPLNDRVMEVTSKMMRIPSGPAPRQLEPGSQTEQPPPSAVFWLGPEDMHGFRFLTISVAPRPTVSGRPPPAASMAVGQFFNPEEGNQDLSPWFMLQSTYSQKELLLEEAHPLAVKLSFSISLGLLPVTLSMNTVSCGIRNSGLPEEEAGDIESSRLCKLRCFPPVALAWDDIAGLHIYPNLNSETIIVDSSPAQWSSPQQSEKTVVLLLVDPHCSYKSSISISVSAAASRLILLYNSKIVGLSIAVVFFALMQQAHSWDLNQRIPSMLTAVEFNLTLMSRLFPLAVVPIIIALFISFSISQPFPPFASFTSISLICYIIANGFIAILILISHLVFFVAAVIHIRIKTRWQMWGQNVQFTFLQRFFNRSSCFFSLKAIRVLRANPVLVTLFTAMILACLVHPSFGLLILLFAHLFCCHNALCSSFLAASCRSNEQNNETFDCNSDDYKVSERLKYNFDGSFNRTFPSEENSNSPDLSKSFGEAQLDVFHHRHGLVILHLLATMMFAPSVIAWFQRLAMGESLPWFLDSLLCIGVILHGICNSKPEFNSFFLSLPGVPFCNVRLSFVYLIAGYWSYLSGLALAPDIAFYAMAAVGGISFALRMIQRRSSGEKKEVTYRGRKHSHRH; encoded by the exons ATGGATGCTGCAATTCTTGAAGAACACACTGAATATGTTGTATATGCTATACACAAG ATTTTGGACCAATATAATGTGTCTTATGATGCTCGAACAAGAGACGGTGCTGCAAATTCTGGGAGTTCGCCAAAAAGTGTGATATTGGTTGGTCATTCTATGGGTGGTTTTGTTGCTAGAGCTGCTGTTATTCATCCCCATCTTAGGAAATCAGCAGTTCAAACTATTCTTACACTTTCATCCCCACATCA ATCACCTCCTGTGGCATTGCAGCCTTCCTTGGGTCATTATTTTGCACGTGTAAATTCAGAATGGAGAGAAGGATACGAGGTTCAAACCACTAACACAGGGAGATATGTGTCTGGTCCCGTACTCtctgatgttgttgttgtatcTATTTCTGGTGCATATAATGATTACCAG gTACGATCAAAGTTAGCGTCGCTTTATAATATTGTACCACCAACACATGGCTTCATGATCAGCAGTACAGCCATGAATAATGTGTGGCTGTCAATGGAACATCAGGCTATATTGTGGTGTAATCAATTAGTTGCCCAA GTATCACACACACTTCTTAGTTTGATAGATGCCAAAACTGGACAACCTTTTTCTGATTCTCCAAAGAGACTTGCAGTTTTTGCGAGAATGTTGCATAGTGGAATATCACATAATTTCAACCGTATGATGCAATTGCCCTCTTTTAAACAGTCGATAAACATTCCTGTCCAGAATACAAAAGACGCCTCTG GATCTCAAGTGCACAGGTCAGTTACATGTCCTTCCAATATTCATTGGAATGATGGGGGCCTTGACAGAGACTTATACATTCAGATAAATGAGGTGACTGTATTAGCAATGGATGGTCGGAGGCGGTGGTTGGACATACAAAAATTG GGTTCAAATGGAAAAAGTCATTTTGTGTTAGTGACCAATCTTGAGCCATGTTCTGGAATCAGACTTCATTTGTGGCCTGAAAAGGGGAAATCAGCTTCAAGTTTGCCTCTCAATGATAGGGTTATGGAAGTGACATCAAAGATGATGCGTATTCCCTCAGGTCCAGCACCACGGCAG CTTGAACCTGGCAGTCAAACCGAGCAACCTCCTCCGTCGGCTGTATTTTGGTTAGGACCTGAAGATATGCATGGCTTCAGATTTTTAACTATCTCCGTTGCACCTCGTCCG ACTGTTTCAGGAAGACCACCACCAGCGGCATCCATGGCAGTTGGACAGTTCTTTAACCCTGAGGAAGGAAATCAAGATTTATCTCCATGGTTTATGCTTCAATCTACTTATTCTCAGAAG GAGTTGCTGTTGGAGGAAGCTCATCCTCTAGCagttaaattatcattttccATTAGCTTGGGCCTTCTTCCTGTTACTTTGTCTATGAATACTGTCAGTTGTGGAATTAGAAACTCTGGACTTCCTGAAGAAGAAGCTGGAGACATTGAAAGTAGTA GGCTCTGCAAATTGCGTTGTTTTCCACCTGTTGCACTTGCTTGGGATGATATAGCTGGACTTCATATATATCCAAATTTGAACAGTGAAACCATTATTGTTGATTCCTCACCAGCACAGTGGAGTTCCCCTCAGCAATCTGAAAAAACCGTTGTTCTTCTGCTG GTTGACCCACATTGTTCTTATAAAAGTAGCATTTCGATATCTGTTAGTGCTGCTGCAAGTAGGCTTATACTATTGTATAATTCAAAG ATTGTTGGTCTCTCTATTGCCGTTGTTTTCTTTGCTCTAATGCAGCAAGCACATTCTTGGGATCTTAATCAACGGATTCCATCAATGTTGACTGCTGTCGAGTTCAATTTGACATTAATGTCTCGTTTGTTTCCCCTAGCTGTTGTACCCATTATCATTGCCTTATTCATTTCCTTCTCTATATCTCAACCATTCCCTCCATTTGCTAGCTTCACTAGCATCTCTCTAATTTGTTATATCATTGCAAACGGATTTATAGCCATTCTAATTTTGATATCTCACTTGGTATTCTTTGTGGCTGCTGTTATACATATTCGCATCAAGACAAG GTGGCAAATGTGGGGACAAAATGTTCAATTTACATTTCTCCAAAGGTTTTTTAACCGTTCGTCCTGCTTCTTTTCTCTAAAG GCCATTCGGGTTCTAAGAGCAAATCCAGTTCTTGTTACATTGTTTACAGCAATGATCTTGGCATGTTTGGTTCATCCATCGTTTGGTCTCCTTATACTTCTCTTCGCTCATCTTTTCTGCTGTCACAATGCATTATGCAG CAGTTTCCTGGCAGCATCATGTCGCAGTAATGAACAAAATAATGAAACTTTCGATTGTAACAGTGATGATTACAAGGTGTCTGAAAGACTGAAGTACAATTTTGATGGTAGTTTTAACCGGACTTTTCCTTCAGAAGAAAACTCCAACAGTCCAGATTTATCAAAAAGTTTTGGGGAAGCACAATTAGATGTGTTTCACCATCGCCATGGTTTGGTGATATTGCATCTTCTTGCAACAATGATGTTTGCCCCATCTGTCATAGCTTGGTTCCAG AGACTAGCCATGGGTGAGAGCCTCCCATGGTTCTTGGATTCACTACTTTGCATTGGTGTCATACTTCATGGCATCTGCAACTCAAAGCCCGAGTTCAATTCGTTCTTCTTGTCTCTTCCCGGGGTCCCTTTCTGCAATGTTAGACTATCCTTTGTATATCTCATAGCTGGATACTGGTCCTATCTTTCTGGTCTAGCTTTGGCTCCGGACATAGCATTTTATGCTATGGCTGCTGTGGGTGGCATTTCCTTTGCTTTAAGAATGATTCAAAGAAGAAGTAGCGGGGAAAAGAAAGAGGTTACTTACAGAGGCCGAAAGCATTCTCACCGGCACTGA
- the LOC101490785 gene encoding uncharacterized protein isoform X3, whose amino-acid sequence MATFRGKVRVGILIVVVIGICLAALYGLLNPISNGCIMTYMYPTYIPITSSDSVTPVKYALYLYHEGWKKIDYKEHMKKLSGVPVLFIPGNGGSYKQVRSLAAESVRAYQNGPLEHTFYQEASLIPKEGDVDISLSSFELANQYTSRLDWFTVDLECEHSAMDAAILEEHTEYVVYAIHKILDQYNVSYDARTRDGAANSGSSPKSVILVGHSMGGFVARAAVIHPHLRKSAVQTILTLSSPHQSPPVALQPSLGHYFARVNSEWREGYEVQTTNTGRYVSGPVLSDVVVVSISGAYNDYQVRSKLASLYNIVPPTHGFMISSTAMNNVWLSMEHQAILWCNQLVAQVSHTLLSLIDAKTGQPFSDSPKRLAVFARMLHSGISHNFNRMMQLPSFKQSINIPVQNTKDASGSQVHRSVTCPSNIHWNDGGLDRDLYIQINEVTVLAMDGRRRWLDIQKLGSNGKSHFVLVTNLEPCSGIRLHLWPEKGKSASSLPLNDRVMEVTSKMMRIPSGPAPRQLEPGSQTEQPPPSAVFWLGPEDMHGFRFLTISVAPRPTVSGRPPPAASMAVGQFFNPEEGNQDLSPWFMLQSTYSQKELLLEEAHPLAVKLSFSISLGLLPVTLSMNTVSCGIRNSGLPEEEAGDIERLCKLRCFPPVALAWDDIAGLHIYPNLNSETIIVDSSPAQWSSPQQSEKTVVLLLVDPHCSYKSSISISVSAAASRLILLYNSKIVGLSIAVVFFALMQQAHSWDLNQRIPSMLTAVEFNLTLMSRLFPLAVVPIIIALFISFSISQPFPPFASFTSISLICYIIANGFIAILILISHLVFFVAAVIHIRIKTRWQMWGQNVQFTFLQRFFNRSSCFFSLKAIRVLRANPVLVTLFTAMILACLVHPSFGLLILLFAHLFCCHNALCSSFLAASCRSNEQNNETFDCNSDDYKVSERLKYNFDGSFNRTFPSEENSNSPDLSKSFGEAQLDVFHHRHGLVILHLLATMMFAPSVIAWFQRLAMGESLPWFLDSLLCIGVILHGICNSKPEFNSFFLSLPGVPFCNVRLSFVYLIAGYWSYLSGLALAPDIAFYAMAAVGGISFALRMIQRRSSGEKKEVTYRGRKHSHRH is encoded by the exons ATGGCAACGTTTAGAGGAAAAGTTAGGGTTGGAATTTTGATTGTTGTGGTGATAGGGATATGTCTTGCTGCTTTGTATGGTTTATTGAATCCTATTTCGAATGGATGTATTATGACCTACATGTATCCGACCTACATTCCTATCACATCGTCGGATAGTGTTACACCGGTGAAGTATGCATTGTATTTGTATCATGAAGGTTGGAAAAAGATAGATTATAAGGAGCATATGAAAAAGCTTAGTGGTGTGCCTGTTCTTTTCATCCCAGGCAATGGTGGAAGCTACAAACAG GTGCGGTCTTTGGCAGCAGAATCTGTTAGGGCATATCAAAATGGTCCTCTTGAGCATACATTTTACCAAGAAGCCTCCCTAATACCCAAAGAAGGAGATGTAGATATCAGTTTGTCCAGTTTCGAATTAGCTAACCAGTATACTAGCAGGTTAGACTGGTTTACTGTTGATCTTGAATGTGAACATTCCGCCATGGATGCTGCAATTCTTGAAGAACACACTGAATATGTTGTATATGCTATACACAAG ATTTTGGACCAATATAATGTGTCTTATGATGCTCGAACAAGAGACGGTGCTGCAAATTCTGGGAGTTCGCCAAAAAGTGTGATATTGGTTGGTCATTCTATGGGTGGTTTTGTTGCTAGAGCTGCTGTTATTCATCCCCATCTTAGGAAATCAGCAGTTCAAACTATTCTTACACTTTCATCCCCACATCA ATCACCTCCTGTGGCATTGCAGCCTTCCTTGGGTCATTATTTTGCACGTGTAAATTCAGAATGGAGAGAAGGATACGAGGTTCAAACCACTAACACAGGGAGATATGTGTCTGGTCCCGTACTCtctgatgttgttgttgtatcTATTTCTGGTGCATATAATGATTACCAG gTACGATCAAAGTTAGCGTCGCTTTATAATATTGTACCACCAACACATGGCTTCATGATCAGCAGTACAGCCATGAATAATGTGTGGCTGTCAATGGAACATCAGGCTATATTGTGGTGTAATCAATTAGTTGCCCAA GTATCACACACACTTCTTAGTTTGATAGATGCCAAAACTGGACAACCTTTTTCTGATTCTCCAAAGAGACTTGCAGTTTTTGCGAGAATGTTGCATAGTGGAATATCACATAATTTCAACCGTATGATGCAATTGCCCTCTTTTAAACAGTCGATAAACATTCCTGTCCAGAATACAAAAGACGCCTCTG GATCTCAAGTGCACAGGTCAGTTACATGTCCTTCCAATATTCATTGGAATGATGGGGGCCTTGACAGAGACTTATACATTCAGATAAATGAGGTGACTGTATTAGCAATGGATGGTCGGAGGCGGTGGTTGGACATACAAAAATTG GGTTCAAATGGAAAAAGTCATTTTGTGTTAGTGACCAATCTTGAGCCATGTTCTGGAATCAGACTTCATTTGTGGCCTGAAAAGGGGAAATCAGCTTCAAGTTTGCCTCTCAATGATAGGGTTATGGAAGTGACATCAAAGATGATGCGTATTCCCTCAGGTCCAGCACCACGGCAG CTTGAACCTGGCAGTCAAACCGAGCAACCTCCTCCGTCGGCTGTATTTTGGTTAGGACCTGAAGATATGCATGGCTTCAGATTTTTAACTATCTCCGTTGCACCTCGTCCG ACTGTTTCAGGAAGACCACCACCAGCGGCATCCATGGCAGTTGGACAGTTCTTTAACCCTGAGGAAGGAAATCAAGATTTATCTCCATGGTTTATGCTTCAATCTACTTATTCTCAGAAG GAGTTGCTGTTGGAGGAAGCTCATCCTCTAGCagttaaattatcattttccATTAGCTTGGGCCTTCTTCCTGTTACTTTGTCTATGAATACTGTCAGTTGTGGAATTAGAAACTCTGGACTTCCTGAAGAAGAAGCTGGAGACATTGAAA GGCTCTGCAAATTGCGTTGTTTTCCACCTGTTGCACTTGCTTGGGATGATATAGCTGGACTTCATATATATCCAAATTTGAACAGTGAAACCATTATTGTTGATTCCTCACCAGCACAGTGGAGTTCCCCTCAGCAATCTGAAAAAACCGTTGTTCTTCTGCTG GTTGACCCACATTGTTCTTATAAAAGTAGCATTTCGATATCTGTTAGTGCTGCTGCAAGTAGGCTTATACTATTGTATAATTCAAAG ATTGTTGGTCTCTCTATTGCCGTTGTTTTCTTTGCTCTAATGCAGCAAGCACATTCTTGGGATCTTAATCAACGGATTCCATCAATGTTGACTGCTGTCGAGTTCAATTTGACATTAATGTCTCGTTTGTTTCCCCTAGCTGTTGTACCCATTATCATTGCCTTATTCATTTCCTTCTCTATATCTCAACCATTCCCTCCATTTGCTAGCTTCACTAGCATCTCTCTAATTTGTTATATCATTGCAAACGGATTTATAGCCATTCTAATTTTGATATCTCACTTGGTATTCTTTGTGGCTGCTGTTATACATATTCGCATCAAGACAAG GTGGCAAATGTGGGGACAAAATGTTCAATTTACATTTCTCCAAAGGTTTTTTAACCGTTCGTCCTGCTTCTTTTCTCTAAAG GCCATTCGGGTTCTAAGAGCAAATCCAGTTCTTGTTACATTGTTTACAGCAATGATCTTGGCATGTTTGGTTCATCCATCGTTTGGTCTCCTTATACTTCTCTTCGCTCATCTTTTCTGCTGTCACAATGCATTATGCAG CAGTTTCCTGGCAGCATCATGTCGCAGTAATGAACAAAATAATGAAACTTTCGATTGTAACAGTGATGATTACAAGGTGTCTGAAAGACTGAAGTACAATTTTGATGGTAGTTTTAACCGGACTTTTCCTTCAGAAGAAAACTCCAACAGTCCAGATTTATCAAAAAGTTTTGGGGAAGCACAATTAGATGTGTTTCACCATCGCCATGGTTTGGTGATATTGCATCTTCTTGCAACAATGATGTTTGCCCCATCTGTCATAGCTTGGTTCCAG AGACTAGCCATGGGTGAGAGCCTCCCATGGTTCTTGGATTCACTACTTTGCATTGGTGTCATACTTCATGGCATCTGCAACTCAAAGCCCGAGTTCAATTCGTTCTTCTTGTCTCTTCCCGGGGTCCCTTTCTGCAATGTTAGACTATCCTTTGTATATCTCATAGCTGGATACTGGTCCTATCTTTCTGGTCTAGCTTTGGCTCCGGACATAGCATTTTATGCTATGGCTGCTGTGGGTGGCATTTCCTTTGCTTTAAGAATGATTCAAAGAAGAAGTAGCGGGGAAAAGAAAGAGGTTACTTACAGAGGCCGAAAGCATTCTCACCGGCACTGA